A stretch of the Ptiloglossa arizonensis isolate GNS036 chromosome 1, iyPtiAriz1_principal, whole genome shotgun sequence genome encodes the following:
- the LOC143150728 gene encoding uncharacterized protein LOC143150728, with protein sequence MEPCDPSGRLTVEDLSDCRSDSSHSETQLRAFQDYERVKELNLSIGKSKEDPSTEPKDFHLGLEPGRTTIRFEEFENATRNLPMTLNKGKDFGYIANNLANEMAYPLDRSSENDESMDTSLCRSKNPTAKDLLFNFREGRQKNAHAALALDRYTKDLGFAVSEKDIKDFGLLKNYSLDRMKEFSLSLDRTRDGHIGNFALERLRGSAGMLENPPVMEHNEFKSVQVQPRSQNLEAIALDRMRRSHLLGTDLSAQNLSSQLPHPHSITQMQHSQQQQQQQAKSFTIDAILGLRNNPREKRGQQQQYKKHQGQEGGTKNGGASSCSGGGGKLKRVRTIFTAEQLERLEGEFARQQYMVGPERLYLAHALRLTEAQVKVWFQNRRIKWRKHHHEQQSQRVHEFQRTLTSSLEHEDSNETDKW encoded by the exons ATGGAGCCCTGTGATCCGTCGGGACGGTTGACCGTCGAGGATCTGTCGGACTGCAGAAGCGACAGCAGCCACTCGGAGACCCAGCTACGAGCGTTTCAGGATTACGAGCGTGTGAAGGAACTGAATCTCTCCATAGGCAAATCGAAGGAAGACCCTTCAACCGAGCCAAAGGACTTTCATTTAGGGTTAGAGCCAGGCAGGacgacgattcgtttcgaagaattcgagaaTGCCACGAGGAACCTACCGATGACGTTGAACAAGGGCAAGGATTTCGGTTACATCGCGAACAACCTGGCCAACGAGATGGCCTACCCGCTGGACAGATCCAGCGAGAACGACGAGTCTATGGACACGAGTCTCTGCAGGTCCAAGAACCCGACGGCCAAGGATCTCCTGTTCAATTTTCGCGAGGGTAGACAGAAGAACGCTCACGCTGCATTGGCGCTGGACAGGTACACCAAGGACCTcggtttcgcagtttctgagaAAGACATCAAAGACTTTGGTCTGCTGAAGAACTACAGTCTGGACCGGATGAAGGAGTTCAGTCTGTCGCTGGACAGAACGAGGGACGGCCACATTGGCAACTTCGCTCTGGAAAGACTACGCGGGAGTGCTGGTATGCTGGAGAATCCTCCAGTTATGGAGCACAACGAGTTCAAGAGCGTGCAAGTGCAACCGCGGAGCCAGAATCTCGAGGCTATAGCGTTGGACCGCATGAGACGTTCCCATTTACTCGGCACCGATCTGTCCGCACAGAATTTGTCCTCCCAGCTGCCTCATCCGCACTCCATCACGCAAATGCAACActcgcagcaacagcagcaacagcaggcGAAATCGTTCACCATTGACGCAATCCTTGGCCTGAGGAACAACCCCAGGGAGAAACGAGGACAGCAGCAACAGTACAAAAAACATCAGG GCCAGGAAGGCGGGACGAAGAACGGAGGCGCGAGCTCGTGTTCCGGCGGTGGCGGCAAGTTGAAGAGGGTGCGAACGATCTTCACGGCCGAGCAACTGGAGCGGTTGGAGGGTGAATTCGCGCGTCAGCAGTACATGGTTGGCCCGGAACGACTATACCTGGCGCACGCACTCAGGCTGACAGAGGCCCAAGTGAAGGTCTGGTTCCAGAATCGGCGGATCAAGTGGCGGAAGCACCATCACGAGCAACAGAGCCAGAGGGTGCACGAGTTCCAGCGCACGCTGACGTCGTCGCTGGAGCACGAGGACAGCAACGAGACCGATAAATGGTGA